Proteins encoded within one genomic window of uncultured Desulfobacter sp.:
- a CDS encoding alkaline phosphatase: MLNLNKKVLKAGIIATVCLFSCTLCFNTATAKSRTKKSRANPKYIFYFIGDGMASVQIHAAEAYLAQLAEGDDVEGSIKADLLSMSTAFPVQGMATTFANNRFITGSAAAGTALACGMKTDINVISMDPTTSVSYNSLAEKAKEAGMKVGIISSVTINHATPAVFYSHTPTRKNYSDIANQLATSPFDFFGGGYWNNSGEDGAGMAEETAVANGFAITHSLTDLQAQANGSRVIAFDSVQDAGGHTGALYYDMDRSAVSGMSLADFTAEGIRILDNNDKGFFMMVEGGKIDWACHANDARAAIEDTIAFDDAIKEALKFYNNHPNETLIVVTGDHECGGMTLGFANTGYDTAFEILAKQTVSYEYFDANTWAAYKTAHENTTDIDADLWQIIFDNFGLDGAGLSATTDDDLTDYELEKLEAAFDKSMTGTSSNTSQEDSLLYGYYQPISVTLTHILNNRAGIAFTSYSHTGVPVMVLAKGKNESIFDGFYDNTDIAKKIAQVMRVDLNN, encoded by the coding sequence ATGCTGAATTTAAACAAAAAAGTTTTAAAAGCCGGCATCATCGCTACCGTATGCCTTTTTTCATGTACACTTTGTTTCAACACAGCAACTGCAAAGTCAAGAACCAAAAAAAGCCGAGCCAATCCGAAATACATTTTTTACTTCATTGGTGACGGTATGGCCAGTGTTCAGATCCATGCTGCCGAAGCATACCTGGCTCAGTTGGCAGAAGGTGACGATGTTGAAGGCAGCATCAAAGCCGATCTTCTATCCATGAGCACAGCGTTTCCGGTACAGGGCATGGCCACCACCTTTGCCAACAACCGGTTTATCACAGGTTCCGCAGCAGCCGGTACAGCCCTTGCCTGTGGCATGAAGACCGACATCAACGTGATATCCATGGATCCCACCACTTCAGTCAGTTACAACTCCCTGGCTGAAAAAGCCAAAGAAGCCGGCATGAAAGTGGGGATTATCTCCTCTGTTACCATCAACCATGCGACTCCGGCAGTGTTTTATTCCCATACCCCCACGCGTAAAAATTATTCAGATATCGCCAATCAGCTTGCAACCTCTCCCTTTGATTTCTTTGGCGGAGGTTACTGGAATAACAGCGGTGAAGATGGAGCAGGTATGGCAGAAGAAACAGCGGTGGCCAATGGTTTTGCTATTACCCATAGCCTGACTGACCTTCAGGCCCAGGCCAATGGTTCCCGGGTCATCGCTTTTGACTCTGTCCAGGATGCAGGCGGTCACACCGGCGCGTTGTATTATGACATGGACCGTTCGGCCGTAAGCGGCATGTCCCTGGCTGATTTCACCGCAGAAGGCATCCGCATTCTGGACAATAACGACAAAGGTTTTTTCATGATGGTTGAAGGCGGAAAAATTGACTGGGCCTGCCATGCCAATGACGCCCGGGCCGCCATTGAAGACACCATCGCTTTTGATGACGCCATCAAAGAAGCCCTTAAATTTTACAATAATCATCCCAATGAAACCCTTATTGTTGTCACCGGTGACCATGAGTGCGGCGGCATGACCCTTGGATTTGCCAATACCGGTTATGATACAGCCTTTGAGATTCTGGCCAAGCAAACCGTATCCTATGAATATTTTGATGCAAATACATGGGCCGCCTATAAAACCGCGCATGAAAATACGACGGATATTGATGCAGACCTGTGGCAGATCATTTTTGATAACTTCGGCCTTGACGGTGCCGGACTGTCTGCAACCACAGATGACGATTTGACCGACTATGAGCTTGAAAAACTTGAGGCGGCCTTTGACAAGAGCATGACCGGCACGTCTTCAAATACATCTCAAGAAGATAGCTTGCTGTACGGCTACTATCAACCCATAAGCGTAACCTTGACCCACATCCTGAACAACAGAGCCGGTATCGCCTTTACCTCATACTCCCACACCGGTGTACCTGTGATGGTTCTGGCCAAAGGCAAAAATGAATCCATCTTCGACGGTTTCTATGACAATACTGATATTGCAAAGAAAATCGCCCAGGTCATGAGAGTGGATCTTAACAACTAA
- a CDS encoding YibE/F family protein — protein sequence MNAYLKTHPDILLVILFAGLCWILFALPTGYDQLISKDTHYDKARVLSVDNSDIMVHAIVKAGTQDLEVKMLAGPFKGEKARVINALKGKMELDEIYQKGQVILVQYTVINGKIKTAYSNGHYRISHEVWLLGLFALLLLAVGGWTGLKALLSFALAGLMLWKIMVPLFLKGYDPIPIALAVVGFLTLAISLLVGGLTRRGAVTFFGAFLGLVFTCILALYFNESFRIHGAVRPFAETLLYSGFYDLQITRIFLAGIFIASSGAVMDLAMDIAASMDEVKKNNPDISLKDHIRSGMSVGRAVIGTMTTTLLLAYSGGYMTMMMLFMAQGVPLINFFNINFVAAEVLNTLVGSFGLVTVAPFTAAVGGFVYHFRPDGILKKTMPVTSEEMKHCASQIRTE from the coding sequence GTGAACGCCTATTTAAAAACACACCCGGATATTTTATTGGTTATTCTGTTTGCAGGACTGTGCTGGATTTTGTTTGCTTTGCCGACCGGATATGACCAACTCATCTCCAAGGACACCCATTATGACAAGGCGCGGGTGCTCAGCGTGGATAATTCCGATATCATGGTCCATGCCATTGTAAAAGCCGGTACCCAGGACCTTGAGGTTAAAATGCTGGCCGGTCCCTTTAAAGGAGAAAAGGCCCGTGTCATCAATGCCTTGAAAGGAAAAATGGAGCTGGATGAGATTTATCAAAAAGGCCAGGTCATCCTGGTTCAGTACACAGTCATCAACGGTAAAATAAAAACAGCCTACAGCAATGGTCATTACCGTATCAGCCATGAGGTATGGCTTTTGGGGTTGTTTGCGTTGCTGTTGCTGGCCGTTGGCGGATGGACCGGGCTCAAGGCGTTGCTCTCTTTTGCCCTGGCAGGGCTTATGCTCTGGAAGATCATGGTTCCCTTGTTTCTCAAAGGGTATGACCCCATCCCCATTGCCCTGGCTGTGGTGGGATTTTTAACCCTTGCCATAAGTCTCCTGGTGGGTGGACTGACCCGACGCGGCGCTGTGACGTTTTTTGGGGCGTTCCTGGGCCTGGTATTCACCTGTATCCTGGCGCTATACTTCAATGAAAGTTTCAGGATTCACGGTGCTGTCCGTCCATTTGCCGAAACCCTTCTCTACTCCGGTTTTTATGATTTACAGATCACCCGGATTTTTCTTGCCGGTATCTTTATCGCCTCATCCGGCGCAGTGATGGACCTTGCCATGGACATTGCCGCGTCCATGGACGAGGTGAAAAAGAACAACCCGGACATTTCATTAAAAGACCATATCCGGTCAGGAATGTCTGTGGGCAGGGCGGTGATCGGCACCATGACCACCACCCTGCTTCTGGCCTACTCCGGGGGATACATGACCATGATGATGCTCTTCATGGCCCAGGGGGTTCCCCTGATCAATTTTTTTAACATCAACTTTGTAGCTGCAGAAGTGCTTAACACCCTTGTGGGAAGCTTCGGCCTTGTTACTGTGGCCCCGTTTACGGCAGCTGTGGGAGGGTTTGTCTACCACTTCAGGCCGGACGGGATACTTAAAAAGACTATGCCGGTCACTTCAGAGGAGATGAAACACTGCGCTTCTCAAATCCGGACAGAATAA
- a CDS encoding sulfite exporter TauE/SafE family protein, translating into MKIWPLLLKAPQYLGFWMLVDIAYIFFLSFFLNAVIPLSFSKFIFVHLLAIGVGSMVMFTGLGAGILWIPVLTFLEIRPSEAVAISIFTQIAGKGTGSLTYFFNGLVDVKTAVAFIPMALIGVTLGFLSSFYISRGYEQLLLYIFVLIAAYLLIRTIQSLRGPVPVIDPSRVIPSPIIHAKSYPVVILSSFFTGLLSIGNSDWLIPHMTLKLKMATSRAVATSLLIMFVTILFYLCLTCISVWLGFASWPHGTYLLFATCSGVIVGGQIGTRLIRIPWFERYQKHTFIVLLGLSIIHLLY; encoded by the coding sequence ATGAAAATATGGCCCCTGCTGTTAAAGGCGCCTCAATACCTTGGGTTCTGGATGCTGGTGGATATCGCATATATTTTTTTTCTGTCCTTTTTTTTAAATGCCGTTATTCCATTAAGTTTTTCTAAATTTATTTTTGTCCATCTTCTGGCCATTGGTGTCGGTTCCATGGTGATGTTTACCGGATTAGGTGCCGGTATTCTCTGGATACCAGTTTTAACATTTCTTGAAATCAGGCCTTCCGAGGCTGTGGCCATTTCAATATTTACCCAGATTGCAGGTAAGGGTACCGGTTCTCTGACCTATTTTTTTAACGGTCTGGTTGACGTTAAAACAGCCGTAGCCTTTATTCCCATGGCACTGATAGGTGTGACCCTGGGATTTTTATCCAGTTTCTACATCTCCAGGGGATACGAACAGCTACTGCTGTATATTTTTGTGCTTATTGCCGCTTATCTGCTGATCCGAACCATCCAGTCTTTGAGAGGCCCGGTGCCCGTTATTGATCCGTCACGAGTTATTCCTTCTCCCATTATCCATGCCAAAAGCTATCCTGTGGTCATTCTGTCTTCATTTTTCACAGGGCTGTTAAGCATCGGCAATTCCGATTGGCTTATCCCGCACATGACACTGAAACTCAAAATGGCAACTTCCCGTGCTGTGGCGACCAGCCTGCTTATCATGTTTGTCACGATTCTGTTTTACCTTTGTCTGACCTGCATCAGTGTCTGGCTGGGGTTTGCGTCCTGGCCGCATGGCACTTATCTGTTATTTGCAACCTGCAGCGGGGTGATCGTGGGTGGTCAGATCGGCACCCGCCTGATTCGCATCCCATGGTTCGAACGATATCAAAAACATACGTTTATTGTTTTGCTGGGCCTCTCCATTATTCATTTGCTGTATTAA
- a CDS encoding MBL fold metallo-hydrolase: MSRRISPAWWPIIGIASPVLFPMLFIKNRLYKQNVDLSQNVNKRRIDQAGFLELPELERFELTVLLEQKAAPGFLSAPGVSYLIKTDKGSILFDLGYGPEMPALAHNAAKLRFGIDQVDALVISHLHPDHMGGFKAVRKNQICMPRELGKGNGMVCFTPAKVDAQGFEIQRVQRPRMLPAGIATTGPLSRSFFFLGWTEEQAIVARLKGKGLIVITGCGHPTIETIVQMAKRLSDDPIYAIGGGLHFPVTDSAIRKPGLKVQMIWGTGKPPWQKISEQDLAQTIENLNIINPKQIFLSPHDTCDYALQKFKDSLHCQTHILESGETYSF; this comes from the coding sequence ATGTCCAGAAGAATTTCTCCTGCATGGTGGCCGATTATAGGAATAGCGTCGCCGGTTCTTTTTCCTATGCTTTTCATTAAAAATCGCCTCTATAAACAGAACGTTGACCTATCGCAGAATGTAAATAAGCGGCGCATAGACCAGGCAGGTTTTCTGGAACTACCTGAGCTTGAGCGGTTCGAGTTGACTGTCCTTCTGGAACAAAAAGCAGCCCCGGGTTTTTTAAGTGCCCCCGGAGTTTCCTATTTAATCAAAACCGATAAGGGATCAATTCTCTTTGATCTGGGATACGGCCCCGAAATGCCGGCTTTGGCCCACAATGCCGCAAAGCTGAGGTTTGGGATCGATCAGGTTGACGCACTTGTCATCTCTCACCTGCATCCGGACCACATGGGTGGTTTTAAAGCGGTTCGCAAAAATCAGATCTGCATGCCCAGGGAATTGGGAAAAGGTAACGGCATGGTCTGTTTTACCCCGGCCAAGGTTGATGCCCAAGGATTTGAAATCCAAAGAGTTCAACGCCCCCGGATGTTGCCGGCTGGCATTGCCACCACGGGTCCTTTGTCAAGGAGCTTTTTTTTTCTTGGGTGGACCGAAGAGCAGGCCATTGTTGCCCGGCTTAAGGGTAAAGGATTGATTGTGATTACGGGATGCGGCCATCCAACCATCGAAACCATCGTTCAGATGGCAAAACGCCTCTCAGATGACCCCATATATGCAATTGGCGGCGGGCTTCACTTCCCTGTTACTGACAGCGCAATTCGTAAACCCGGCCTCAAGGTGCAGATGATCTGGGGAACAGGAAAACCGCCATGGCAGAAAATTTCGGAACAGGATCTCGCGCAGACAATTGAGAACTTGAACATCATCAATCCCAAACAAATATTTCTTTCTCCCCATGATACCTGTGATTATGCATTGCAAAAATTTAAGGACTCTCTTCATTGTCAGACGCATATCCTTGAATCCGGTGAAACATATTCGTTTTAA
- a CDS encoding HyaD/HybD family hydrogenase maturation endopeptidase: MDINNITVLGVGNILYTDDGVGIRVVEKLEKEYEFSDNVDIIDGGVLGVNLLGVISNAGRLIVVDTVLNHGRPGDLHRLDHEQIPNRILAKNSLHQVDLIEALTLCNALDYVPETTVIGVEPKDIETLSEHLSPEIASRLDDLVHDVLEEVVRLGGSFQPKV, translated from the coding sequence ATGGACATTAATAATATCACAGTTCTGGGCGTGGGAAATATTCTTTATACAGATGATGGTGTGGGTATCCGGGTGGTTGAAAAGCTGGAAAAGGAGTACGAATTTTCTGATAATGTCGATATTATAGACGGTGGTGTTCTCGGTGTGAATCTGCTTGGCGTAATATCCAATGCCGGCCGGCTTATTGTCGTGGATACAGTACTTAATCACGGTCGGCCCGGTGATCTGCATCGGCTTGACCATGAACAGATTCCCAACAGGATTCTGGCAAAAAATTCGCTGCATCAGGTTGATCTTATTGAAGCATTAACCCTGTGCAACGCCCTGGACTATGTACCTGAAACCACTGTTATCGGCGTCGAACCAAAGGATATCGAAACCTTAAGCGAACACCTGAGTCCGGAAATTGCTTCTCGGCTGGATGACCTTGTTCATGATGTATTGGAAGAAGTGGTTCGCCTTGGCGGATCATTTCAGCCGAAGGTGTAA
- a CDS encoding nickel-dependent hydrogenase large subunit, with protein sequence MGKRIIVDPITRIEGHLRIEVEVANGKVTDAWCSGQMFRGIEVMLQGRDPRDAHHFVQRSCGVCTYVHALSSVRAVEKACKIEIPENARIVRNLLHGSQFQHDHIVHFYHLHALDWVDIVSALSADPAKTAKLSENVSGRPQSSNYFSEVQIRLKTFVNSGQLGPFNNAYWGHSAYKLPPEANLMAASHYIEGLKLQAKAARMHAIFGGKNPHPQFLVVGGITSVKDLTPERIDEFTQIWKETKAFIDEVYLPDLLAIASYYKDWGAIGGNNDTFLAYGEFPQKNIDDDLLLPGGVVDANLAYAAVDTDKITEDVTRAWYEKGKAKHPLSGETKPIAGDISYNTDDKYTWIKAPRYAGKAAEVGPLARVLVAYAKGHGQVKKLVDHTLKTLGVGKEALFSTLGRTAARAIETVVISDAMEGWIETLKSNIASGNKKTYQPWTMPKTGQGGGLNDVPRGALGHWIDIKDGKIKNYQYVVPSTWNFGPRDSKKQRGPVERSLVGTPVADPSKPLEVLRNVHSFDPCLACAVHVIDPHTNQTYEVKVI encoded by the coding sequence ATGGGTAAAAGAATTATTGTTGATCCCATTACCAGAATAGAAGGCCACCTTAGAATCGAGGTGGAAGTTGCAAACGGCAAGGTGACTGATGCCTGGTGTTCCGGACAGATGTTTCGGGGTATTGAGGTTATGCTTCAGGGGCGAGATCCCCGGGATGCACATCATTTTGTTCAGCGCTCCTGCGGCGTTTGTACCTATGTTCATGCACTTTCTTCTGTCCGTGCGGTGGAAAAAGCCTGCAAAATAGAGATTCCGGAAAATGCACGGATCGTTCGTAACCTGCTGCACGGCAGTCAGTTCCAGCATGACCACATTGTTCATTTTTATCATCTGCATGCCCTGGACTGGGTGGATATTGTCAGTGCCCTGTCTGCAGATCCGGCCAAGACTGCCAAACTGTCCGAAAACGTATCCGGACGGCCCCAAAGTTCCAACTACTTCAGCGAAGTTCAAATCAGGCTGAAAACTTTTGTGAACAGCGGACAGTTGGGCCCCTTTAACAATGCATATTGGGGGCATTCTGCCTACAAACTCCCGCCCGAAGCCAACCTTATGGCGGCGTCTCACTACATTGAAGGCCTAAAACTACAGGCCAAGGCAGCACGCATGCACGCCATTTTCGGCGGTAAAAATCCTCATCCCCAGTTTCTGGTTGTCGGTGGTATTACATCCGTAAAAGACCTGACGCCCGAGAGAATTGATGAGTTCACACAGATCTGGAAAGAGACCAAGGCGTTTATCGATGAAGTATACCTGCCTGATCTGCTGGCCATTGCATCTTACTACAAAGATTGGGGTGCCATCGGTGGCAACAATGACACCTTTCTTGCCTATGGCGAGTTCCCCCAGAAAAATATTGATGACGACCTGCTGCTGCCCGGCGGTGTTGTCGACGCAAACCTGGCCTACGCGGCCGTGGACACGGATAAAATTACCGAAGACGTCACCCGGGCCTGGTATGAAAAAGGCAAGGCCAAACATCCTCTTTCCGGAGAGACCAAACCCATCGCCGGAGATATTTCCTACAACACCGACGATAAATACACCTGGATCAAGGCCCCAAGATATGCCGGCAAAGCTGCAGAGGTCGGTCCCCTGGCCCGTGTGCTGGTTGCCTATGCCAAGGGCCACGGCCAGGTAAAAAAATTGGTTGACCATACCCTCAAGACCCTTGGTGTTGGAAAAGAAGCCCTGTTCTCCACCCTTGGCAGGACAGCCGCCCGGGCCATTGAAACCGTGGTCATTTCAGACGCCATGGAAGGCTGGATTGAAACATTGAAATCCAATATCGCATCGGGCAACAAAAAGACCTACCAGCCCTGGACCATGCCCAAAACGGGTCAGGGTGGCGGACTGAACGACGTACCCCGCGGTGCACTTGGCCACTGGATTGATATCAAAGACGGTAAGATTAAAAATTATCAGTACGTGGTACCCTCCACATGGAATTTTGGTCCCCGTGACAGTAAAAAGCAAAGAGGGCCTGTGGAAAGATCCCTTGTGGGTACGCCTGTGGCGGATCCATCCAAACCGTTGGAAGTGCTGCGGAACGTTCACTCTTTTGATCCGTGCCTTGCGTGCGCAGTTCATGTCATTGATCCCCATACCAACCAGACCTATGAGGTTAAGGTTATTTAA
- a CDS encoding hydrogenase small subunit, producing the protein METNSSKKFYERLESKGVSRRDFLKYCTALTATMGLSHSFVGQVAAKIEKAAAIRPPVVWLHFSECTGCSEAFLRTPDVGGIILETISVEYHETLMAASGHQAEKSLHDAVEKYKGKFVCIVEGAIGTSHKGSYGKVAGKTFLEIAKEVIPKAAATICVGTCSAYGGISAAAPNPGGYKGVKDAIGVDTINLPGCPFNPLNLLGTILKYLNNEKMELDDYGRPMFAYGETVHDNCPRLEHYENDEFVEEFGSKEAELGYCLYKMGCRGPETYNNCPTAKFNDATSFPIQAGHPCIGCSEPGFWDEMTPFYEEM; encoded by the coding sequence ATGGAAACCAATTCCAGCAAAAAGTTTTATGAAAGATTAGAATCAAAAGGGGTCTCAAGAAGAGATTTTCTCAAGTACTGTACAGCCTTGACAGCAACTATGGGCTTGTCGCATTCTTTCGTGGGGCAGGTTGCTGCAAAGATTGAAAAAGCGGCTGCGATACGTCCCCCGGTGGTGTGGCTTCACTTTTCTGAATGTACCGGATGTTCAGAAGCTTTTTTAAGGACACCGGATGTGGGCGGCATCATCCTGGAAACCATTTCCGTAGAATACCATGAAACCCTCATGGCGGCCTCCGGCCATCAGGCAGAAAAAAGTTTGCACGATGCTGTTGAAAAATACAAAGGTAAGTTTGTCTGTATTGTGGAAGGTGCCATTGGAACCAGCCACAAAGGTTCATACGGTAAGGTTGCCGGAAAAACCTTCCTGGAAATTGCCAAGGAAGTCATCCCCAAAGCGGCTGCAACTATCTGTGTGGGGACCTGTTCAGCATACGGTGGCATATCTGCTGCAGCACCCAACCCAGGTGGATATAAAGGCGTAAAAGATGCCATTGGCGTTGACACCATTAACCTGCCGGGCTGTCCTTTCAATCCCTTAAATCTGCTTGGCACCATCCTTAAATATCTAAACAACGAAAAGATGGAACTTGATGATTACGGCAGACCCATGTTCGCTTATGGTGAAACCGTTCATGACAACTGCCCGCGCCTCGAACATTATGAAAACGATGAGTTTGTCGAGGAATTCGGCTCCAAGGAAGCCGAACTTGGGTATTGTCTCTATAAAATGGGCTGTAGAGGCCCTGAAACCTATAATAATTGTCCCACCGCGAAATTTAACGACGCGACAAGTTTTCCCATCCAGGCCGGCCATCCCTGTATTGGCTGCAGTGAACCCGGCTTCTGGGACGAAATGACGCCGTTTTATGAAGAAATGTAG
- a CDS encoding 3-hydroxybutyryl-CoA dehydrogenase: MNKICVIGAGTMGAGIAQVFAVNGYMVVLRDIKQDFVNNGISIISKNLNRMASKGKLEEVMIQPILARIIGTTDPQNAQDCDLVVEAAVENMEIKKQIFSELDNICKPATILASNTSSLSIAEVATATKRPDKVIGMHFFNPAPVMALIEIIRGIATSDETFDAVKALALDLGKEPVQVDEAPGFVVNRILVPMINEAAAIYAEGVASAQDIDTAMKLGANHPIGPLALGDLVGLDVCLAIMDVLYEEFKDSKYRATPLLRKYVRAGWLGRKSGKGFYDY, from the coding sequence ATGAACAAAATATGCGTGATCGGTGCCGGTACCATGGGGGCTGGAATTGCCCAGGTTTTTGCCGTTAACGGCTATATGGTGGTGTTGCGGGATATTAAACAGGATTTTGTTAACAACGGCATTTCGATTATCTCTAAAAATTTGAACCGCATGGCATCCAAGGGAAAATTGGAAGAGGTCATGATCCAGCCGATTCTTGCCCGGATTATCGGCACCACAGATCCTCAAAATGCCCAGGATTGCGATCTTGTGGTGGAAGCTGCCGTGGAAAATATGGAAATCAAAAAGCAGATTTTCAGTGAACTTGATAATATCTGTAAACCAGCAACCATCCTGGCATCCAACACCTCTTCTCTTTCCATTGCTGAGGTGGCTACGGCCACAAAACGTCCGGATAAGGTGATCGGCATGCACTTTTTTAACCCGGCACCTGTCATGGCCTTAATTGAGATCATCAGGGGGATTGCCACATCCGATGAGACCTTTGACGCGGTAAAGGCTTTGGCCCTGGATCTAGGCAAAGAGCCGGTACAGGTGGATGAGGCACCGGGGTTTGTGGTAAACCGAATATTGGTTCCCATGATCAACGAAGCGGCCGCCATTTATGCCGAAGGCGTTGCCAGTGCACAAGATATTGATACGGCCATGAAACTGGGAGCCAACCATCCCATCGGTCCCCTTGCCTTGGGAGACCTGGTCGGCCTGGACGTCTGTCTGGCTATTATGGATGTTCTTTACGAAGAATTTAAGGATTCCAAGTACAGGGCTACGCCGTTGTTGCGAAAATATGTTCGTGCCGGTTGGCTTGGTCGCAAAAGCGGCAAAGGATTTTACGATTATTAA
- a CDS encoding acetyl-CoA C-acetyltransferase, producing MKNVVIVSGARTAIGSFGGVLKTVSSVDLGAVVIRAAMERAGLRPEVSDEMLAFAPDKLRDRGKTELEQAYGNWNADAAPIAVDEVIMGNVLQAGQGQSPGRQAMIRAGVPKETYGFTVNKICGSGLKSIAIGASSIMSGQADVVIAGGQESMSNAPMAMTRARWGYRMEVSGKGDIYDLMVYDGLFEIFNGYHMGVTAENIAELYNISRHDQDKLSCLSHARAREAIANGTFKEEIVPVTTRTRKAEVVVDTDERPMETSMEKMAKMKPVFKKDGSVTAGNASGINDGGAAVVMMSADKAKELGLTPYVKIKGFATGGVDPAYMGLGPIPAVRRVLKSTGMSINDMDIIELNEAFAAQALGCMIELNIDPEFANQLGSGISLGHPIGCTGARQMVTLIHEMKRKGYGTGLVSMCIGGGMGMAMIVENMKN from the coding sequence ATGAAAAATGTAGTGATAGTCAGCGGTGCCAGAACTGCCATCGGCAGTTTTGGCGGGGTGCTGAAAACTGTCTCATCAGTGGATCTGGGTGCCGTCGTTATCCGGGCCGCCATGGAAAGGGCAGGCCTTCGGCCCGAAGTCAGTGACGAGATGCTGGCTTTTGCACCGGATAAATTAAGAGACCGGGGTAAAACTGAGCTGGAACAAGCTTATGGAAACTGGAACGCCGATGCCGCCCCCATTGCTGTGGATGAGGTAATCATGGGTAATGTGCTGCAGGCAGGGCAGGGCCAAAGCCCGGGGCGGCAGGCCATGATTCGGGCGGGGGTGCCCAAGGAGACCTATGGCTTTACGGTGAACAAAATATGCGGATCAGGGCTTAAGTCCATTGCTATTGGTGCTTCATCAATTATGAGTGGGCAGGCCGATGTGGTGATCGCAGGCGGCCAGGAGAGTATGAGCAATGCCCCCATGGCCATGACGCGTGCCCGGTGGGGATACCGTATGGAGGTCTCCGGAAAAGGGGACATCTATGATCTGATGGTGTATGACGGTCTCTTTGAAATATTTAACGGATATCACATGGGCGTGACCGCTGAGAATATTGCCGAACTTTATAATATTTCCCGGCATGACCAGGATAAATTGTCTTGCCTCAGCCATGCAAGGGCCCGGGAAGCCATTGCGAACGGTACGTTCAAAGAGGAGATTGTGCCGGTGACCACCCGTACCCGCAAGGCAGAGGTGGTTGTCGATACGGATGAGCGGCCCATGGAAACTTCTATGGAAAAGATGGCCAAGATGAAACCTGTGTTCAAAAAGGATGGGTCCGTTACGGCGGGTAATGCATCGGGTATTAATGATGGTGGTGCAGCCGTGGTCATGATGAGCGCAGACAAGGCCAAAGAACTGGGGCTGACACCTTATGTCAAGATCAAAGGGTTTGCCACGGGTGGCGTGGATCCCGCATATATGGGGCTGGGACCGATTCCTGCCGTACGTCGGGTCTTGAAATCTACAGGCATGTCCATAAACGATATGGACATCATTGAGCTGAATGAGGCATTTGCAGCCCAGGCTTTGGGGTGCATGATCGAGCTGAATATTGATCCTGAATTTGCCAATCAGCTGGGCAGCGGCATCTCCCTGGGCCATCCCATCGGCTGCACCGGCGCCCGGCAGATGGTTACCCTGATCCATGAGATGAAGCGCAAAGGCTATGGCACAGGGCTTGTCTCTATGTGTATTGGCGGGGGGATGGGGATGGCCATGATCGTGGAAAATATGAAAAATTGA